TGATCCTCGATTTCGGCGCGCAATACACGCAGCTTATCGCGCGGCGCATTCGCGAAATCGGCGTGTATTGCGAAATATGGGCGTGGGATCACGATCCCGCCGACATCGCGCGCTTTGGCGCCAAGGGCATCATTCTTTCGGGCGGCCCGGAATCGGTCACGCAAGCCGATTCACCTCGTGCGCCGCAAACCGTGTTCGAACAAGGTGTGCCAGTGCTCGGCATCTGCTACGGCATGCAGACCATGGCCGCGCAACTCGGCGGCACGGTCGCACCCGGGCACCAACGCGAGTTCGGTTATGCGCAGGTGCAAGTCATACGTGACAACAGCCTGCTCGCCGGGCTTGAAGATGCGAAAAAAGACGGCAAGCCGTGCCTCGATGTCTGGATGTCGCACGGCGATCACGTCGCCACTTTGCCGGAAGGTTTTACCATTGTCGCTGCCACCGATAATATTCCGATCGCCGCGTTTGCCGACGAAACCCGGCATTGGTACGGCGTGCAGTTCCATCCCGAAGTCACGCACACCAAACAAGGCGCCGAATTGCTGCGTCGTTTCATCGCCGACATCTGCAACTGCGCGACTTTATGGACGCCGGCCAATATCATCGACGACGCGACCACAAAGTTGCGCGCGCAACTCGGCGACGATCAGGTGCTGCTGGGGCTTTCGGGCGGCGTCGATTCGTCGGTAGTAGCGGCCTTGCTCAAGCGCGCGATCGGCGATCGCCTGGTCTGCGTGTTCGTAGATACCGGCCTGCTGCGCTGGCGCGAAGGCGACCAGGTGATGGCGACGATGGCCGAACACATGGGCGTGCGCGTGATCCGCGTGAATGCGGCGGATCGTTATTTCGCCGCACTCGCTGGTGTGCAGGATCCCGAGGCAAAACGCAAAATCATCGGCGGCTTGTTCATCGATATCTTCGAGGAAGAAGCCGCCAAGCTCGAAGGTATCCGCTGGCTCGCGCAAGGCACGATTTATCCCGATGTGATCGAGTCCGCCGGCAGCGCCACCGGCAAAGCGCATGTGATCAAGTCGCATCACAATGTCGGCGGTTTGCCCGAGCACATGAAGTTTCAGCTCGTCGAGCCGCTGCGCGAATTGTTCAAGGACGAAGTGCGCCGCATCGGTGTCGAACTCGGCTTGCCGCGCGAGATGGTGTATCGCCATCCGTTTCCGGGGCCAGGTCTGGGCGTGCGCATTCTCGGCGAAGTCAAACGCGAATACGCCGAATTGCTCGCGCAGGCCGATCATATTTTTATCGACGAGCTGCGCAAACACGATTTGTACGACGTCACCAGTCAGGCGTTTGCCGTGTTTTTGCCGATCAAATCGGTCGGCGTGGTCGGTGACGGTCGCGCCTACGAATGGG
The sequence above is drawn from the Pseudolysobacter antarcticus genome and encodes:
- the guaA gene encoding glutamine-hydrolyzing GMP synthase; this encodes MNNIHADKILILDFGAQYTQLIARRIREIGVYCEIWAWDHDPADIARFGAKGIILSGGPESVTQADSPRAPQTVFEQGVPVLGICYGMQTMAAQLGGTVAPGHQREFGYAQVQVIRDNSLLAGLEDAKKDGKPCLDVWMSHGDHVATLPEGFTIVAATDNIPIAAFADETRHWYGVQFHPEVTHTKQGAELLRRFIADICNCATLWTPANIIDDATTKLRAQLGDDQVLLGLSGGVDSSVVAALLKRAIGDRLVCVFVDTGLLRWREGDQVMATMAEHMGVRVIRVNAADRYFAALAGVQDPEAKRKIIGGLFIDIFEEEAAKLEGIRWLAQGTIYPDVIESAGSATGKAHVIKSHHNVGGLPEHMKFQLVEPLRELFKDEVRRIGVELGLPREMVYRHPFPGPGLGVRILGEVKREYAELLAQADHIFIDELRKHDLYDVTSQAFAVFLPIKSVGVVGDGRAYEWVIALRAVETIDFMTAHWAHLPYEFLDIVSRRIINELRGISRVVYDISGKPPATIEWE